In Paenibacillus antri, a single genomic region encodes these proteins:
- a CDS encoding helix-turn-helix domain-containing protein — translation MNMLSGVTNRKYLQRILFYFNLSMVGLLLFTSISFYAYSKEIVLQTQREADRKVLSQIKHNLSYIEELVQNVAIMVNLDPGIVYLMNADAPEPVMKFQTLRKLDMVTEATTFVDSIVVAGGGSLHMYFGGSGLWTRTHMPELQESLRKRLESIRPEEIGRLVPVRIDEEGTGVDVFSFILVGNRPADGAVPSAVVVNVRPQWIFENVSNVNTLSEASNMILVDRNGTILHSGEEPSRSDRDIESYVSRTVREGGMEAAEDFSVQRIGDRSYVISQMSVGVGEWRVMNFLPYDEVMSRVQKLRDLTMLVTSAFLVVSFALSLFVANRLYRPIRKLLELFRNEDGKPSAKAPHDERDEMAFLTDAYRHTLDRLEQVDREDVKTKRIVEDYYLRSWIADSAARSEEEFRLCAETNPSLFEGGDDGVWRLVVLTMDQSPSALEASDGFREKLFRFAVCNILEELLSRSYAARVIDMNNEFIVALLRSTADAVDVDVVSKHVRDAQETFRQYYRRTFSAAVGEGIARRTALTEAYDATVHQLMYRLAFGPGALITPELALGNRSRDDATLPRALEKSLVEGLRSKDEAGVRDALRRAFEWIAGLHYDYMTFAAQQLVLAVKPVLREPAFAAHANAAESQKLNRKVLQADSLAAMREELETFLTSLCKTDADSPKEERGQLIVDAVKEIIEKNLTDITLSLQSIATSLKMSPAYVGRVFRQYENMSVGDYLTGYRLEKARELLSNSDYTVKEIADYLGFSNASYFITLFKKKYGTTPKDFRVNAALGK, via the coding sequence ATGAACATGCTGAGCGGCGTCACGAACCGGAAATATTTGCAGCGGATATTATTTTATTTCAACCTATCGATGGTGGGACTGCTGCTGTTTACGTCCATCTCGTTTTACGCATATTCGAAGGAGATCGTCCTGCAGACGCAGAGGGAAGCGGACCGGAAGGTGCTGTCCCAAATCAAACACAATCTTAGCTATATCGAGGAGCTCGTGCAGAACGTCGCCATTATGGTGAATCTGGATCCGGGCATCGTCTACCTGATGAACGCGGACGCGCCCGAGCCGGTGATGAAATTTCAGACGCTACGCAAGCTGGATATGGTGACGGAGGCGACGACGTTCGTCGATTCGATCGTCGTGGCGGGCGGCGGTAGTCTCCACATGTATTTCGGCGGCTCCGGGTTATGGACGAGAACGCATATGCCCGAGCTTCAGGAGAGCTTGCGGAAGCGTCTCGAGTCGATTCGTCCGGAGGAGATCGGCAGGCTCGTGCCGGTTCGCATCGACGAGGAGGGGACGGGCGTCGACGTCTTCTCCTTCATCCTGGTCGGGAATCGTCCGGCCGACGGCGCGGTGCCGAGCGCCGTCGTCGTGAACGTCAGGCCGCAATGGATTTTCGAAAACGTGTCCAACGTCAATACGTTGTCGGAAGCGAGCAACATGATTCTCGTGGATCGGAACGGAACGATTCTGCATTCCGGCGAGGAGCCGTCCCGTTCGGATCGGGACATCGAATCGTACGTCAGCCGAACCGTTCGGGAGGGCGGCATGGAGGCGGCGGAAGATTTCTCCGTGCAGCGCATCGGCGACCGTTCCTACGTCATCTCCCAAATGAGCGTCGGGGTCGGCGAGTGGCGGGTCATGAACTTCTTGCCGTACGACGAAGTGATGAGCCGCGTGCAGAAGCTGAGAGATCTTACGATGTTAGTCACGTCCGCTTTCCTGGTCGTAAGCTTCGCCCTGTCGCTGTTCGTCGCGAACCGGCTGTACCGGCCGATTCGTAAGCTGCTCGAGCTGTTTCGGAACGAGGACGGGAAGCCGTCCGCCAAGGCGCCTCATGACGAGCGCGACGAGATGGCCTTCCTCACCGACGCGTATCGGCATACGCTGGATCGGCTGGAGCAGGTCGACCGGGAAGACGTCAAAACGAAACGGATCGTAGAAGATTACTACCTGCGAAGCTGGATCGCGGACAGCGCGGCGCGGTCCGAAGAGGAGTTCCGGCTTTGCGCGGAGACGAATCCGAGCCTGTTCGAAGGCGGGGACGACGGCGTCTGGCGATTGGTCGTCTTGACGATGGACCAGTCGCCCTCGGCGCTGGAGGCGTCCGACGGCTTCCGAGAGAAGCTGTTTCGGTTCGCGGTCTGCAACATTTTGGAGGAGCTGTTGTCCCGTTCGTACGCGGCCCGCGTGATCGATATGAACAACGAATTTATCGTCGCGCTCCTCCGTTCGACTGCCGATGCCGTCGACGTGGACGTCGTCTCGAAGCATGTGAGGGACGCGCAAGAGACGTTCCGCCAATATTACCGCCGGACGTTCTCGGCCGCCGTCGGCGAGGGGATCGCCCGGAGAACGGCTTTGACCGAAGCGTACGATGCGACGGTGCACCAGTTGATGTACCGATTGGCTTTCGGGCCCGGCGCCCTCATTACGCCGGAGCTCGCCTTGGGGAACCGCAGCCGCGACGACGCGACGCTGCCGAGAGCGCTCGAGAAGTCGCTCGTCGAGGGCTTAAGGTCGAAGGACGAAGCGGGCGTCCGGGACGCCTTGCGGCGCGCGTTCGAATGGATCGCCGGCTTGCATTACGATTATATGACGTTCGCTGCGCAACAGCTCGTGTTGGCGGTCAAGCCGGTGCTGCGCGAGCCCGCCTTCGCGGCGCATGCGAACGCGGCCGAATCGCAGAAGCTCAATCGCAAGGTGCTGCAAGCCGATTCCCTCGCCGCCATGCGGGAGGAGCTCGAGACGTTCTTGACGTCGCTGTGCAAGACGGACGCCGATTCGCCGAAGGAAGAGCGCGGTCAATTGATCGTGGATGCGGTCAAGGAAATTATCGAGAAAAACCTTACCGACATTACGCTAAGTCTTCAGTCGATCGCGACGTCGCTGAAGATGTCTCCGGCGTACGTCGGACGCGTCTTCAGGCAATACGAGAATATGTCGGTCGGCGACTACTTGACCGGATATCGCTTGGAGAAGGCGCGCGAGCTGCTCTCGAACAGCGACTACACCGTGAAGGAGATCGCCGATTATTTGGGCTTCAGCAACGCCAGCTATTTCATTACGCTGTTCAAGAAGAAATACGGGACGACGCCTAAAGATTTCCGAGTCAACGCCGCGCTCGGCAAGTGA
- a CDS encoding MFS transporter, giving the protein MQHENEPIRTPLWTRNFVAVCLSNFFLFMTFYIYAVTLPLFVTQRLGAAETQVGLVMTAFILTTVLFRPLAGKWMDRYDRKKLFAGSLLLFAVCALLYPAMHHFGALIGLRLAHGVGFGLAATAGGAVAAELVPDRRKGEGIGYFSLFMSLAMVVGPFVGLTIADRFSLNAMFLICIAFSALSLLCGLTLRLPQRPSPPATEKPAAASSWRGYIEPAALPVAVASAFLAFAYGSLSTFLSVYAVELHLGSYASYFFAVFAAMIVLTRPMTGRWFDRFGANALVYPGIFLFAAGMIALSFARTPTAFLGSGAVIGLGFGALLPSLQTLAIQSAPRHRAGLATGTFFLLFDAGYGAGSFALGVVAARAGYDGAYLVGGLVSLVMAGLYYLLVNRPSGGGVSPRTAE; this is encoded by the coding sequence ATGCAGCATGAAAACGAACCGATTCGAACGCCGCTGTGGACCCGCAACTTCGTTGCGGTATGCCTCAGCAATTTTTTTCTGTTTATGACGTTTTATATTTACGCCGTCACGCTGCCGTTGTTCGTGACGCAGCGACTAGGCGCCGCCGAGACGCAGGTCGGGCTCGTGATGACCGCGTTCATCTTGACGACGGTATTGTTTCGTCCGTTGGCCGGGAAGTGGATGGACCGGTACGACCGGAAGAAGCTGTTCGCGGGCTCGCTGCTGCTGTTCGCGGTCTGCGCGCTGCTGTATCCGGCGATGCATCACTTCGGGGCGCTGATCGGGCTGCGGCTCGCGCACGGCGTCGGCTTCGGCCTCGCCGCGACCGCGGGCGGCGCCGTCGCGGCCGAGCTCGTTCCCGACCGCCGCAAGGGCGAAGGCATCGGCTACTTCAGCTTGTTCATGAGCCTCGCGATGGTCGTCGGGCCGTTCGTCGGTCTTACGATCGCGGATCGGTTCAGCCTGAACGCGATGTTCCTGATCTGTATCGCATTTTCGGCGCTGTCGCTGCTGTGCGGGCTGACGCTTCGTCTGCCGCAGCGGCCGTCGCCTCCCGCGACGGAGAAGCCGGCGGCCGCCTCGAGCTGGCGCGGCTACATCGAGCCGGCGGCGCTGCCGGTGGCCGTCGCCAGCGCCTTCCTGGCGTTCGCGTACGGTTCGCTGTCGACGTTCTTATCCGTATACGCGGTCGAACTTCATCTAGGCTCCTACGCGAGCTATTTCTTCGCGGTGTTCGCGGCGATGATCGTGCTGACGCGGCCGATGACGGGCCGGTGGTTCGACCGGTTCGGAGCGAACGCGCTCGTGTATCCGGGCATCTTCCTCTTCGCGGCGGGGATGATCGCCTTAAGCTTCGCGCGGACGCCGACCGCCTTCCTCGGCTCGGGCGCCGTCATCGGCCTCGGCTTCGGCGCGCTGCTGCCGAGCCTGCAGACGCTCGCGATTCAATCGGCGCCTCGCCATCGCGCGGGTCTCGCGACCGGCACGTTCTTCTTGCTGTTCGACGCCGGGTACGGCGCGGGCTCGTTCGCGCTCGGGGTCGTCGCCGCGCGCGCCGGCTACGACGGGGCGTATTTGGTCGGCGGCCTTGTTTCCTTGGTCATGGCCGGGCTATATTACTTATTAGTGAACCGGCCGAGCGGCGGCGGCGTGTCGCCGCGGACGGCGGAATAG
- a CDS encoding VUT family protein, whose translation MKPFILLAYLAAIVAANVVTASFAPIPIGALLVPAGSFLIGATFILRDFVQRAFGRRRTYAAILAALALSAATSYALGDTLLIVFASAVTFLVSETLDTETYTRLKLPMASRVFFSGLVGGFVDSALFVVIGLSPIGAGFLPWDAVGFAIAGQILVKTAMQALGAAVIAFTPLARETER comes from the coding sequence ATGAAGCCGTTCATCCTGCTCGCCTACCTCGCCGCCATCGTCGCCGCGAACGTCGTCACGGCATCGTTCGCTCCGATCCCGATCGGCGCCCTGCTCGTCCCGGCCGGGTCGTTCCTGATCGGCGCCACCTTCATTCTGCGCGACTTCGTGCAGCGCGCGTTCGGCCGCCGCCGGACGTACGCCGCGATTCTGGCCGCGCTGGCGTTGTCCGCCGCGACGTCGTACGCGCTCGGCGACACGCTTCTCATCGTCTTCGCGTCCGCCGTCACGTTCCTCGTCTCCGAGACGCTCGATACGGAGACGTACACGCGCCTCAAGCTGCCGATGGCCTCGCGCGTCTTCTTCAGCGGCCTCGTCGGCGGCTTCGTCGACAGCGCGCTGTTCGTCGTCATCGGCCTGTCGCCGATCGGCGCGGGCTTCCTGCCGTGGGATGCCGTCGGGTTCGCGATCGCCGGCCAAATTCTCGTGAAGACCGCCATGCAAGCGCTCGGCGCGGCGGTCATCGCCTTCACGCCGCTCGCCCGCGAAACCGAAAGATAG
- a CDS encoding stalk domain-containing protein — MENCSGFIRGWGKRAAMAALAAALLPLGAAAEAGTKDAGTDGYTRIWSYSSGNREFDPTLSVVEAGGDGTALYAKRNLYDGGVLEFGKIGPTGKTIWKRDDLAIYEFSLTDGWIVASIHTAGADYRKETIVRIDKKDGGVKSKFLLESIGIERMEKFTADRDRIYIAGGNRLVAVTYDGKVVWEKTWDDYPGADIPMTYETPVLASGDMLLAWTTCSMSQVCGFLEETDYRLSALSPSTGETLWSAAQQVSSSRIEPPAPDAKQIVLENGFEGKMFAYRLADGKKLWEYAVDDEVAWASLDPGIVDPDGRSYVNVIGSGEDGYATERIVALNADGTVAWDIPWNNGSIMNLIGIRPDGSALYWESSEEAIPSVYTVDRRTGKTLAVESYRRPGGAARPLADANDGLFAYPTAAGSVTKDQWFASGEERYFADWRHKAALATRNGAIVGRLTYRGDVNLEVGPDQTAYLSDARTIAAYASTRETASVAVNGRYPPLPRPATVRGGYTYVPVRGVLEQAGASVAWDGVERKVTIAKPGKTVELRIDGAQAIVNGAPAPLEAPAIMDGGSAMLPLRFLVETLDGTVTWDAETRTAWIETP; from the coding sequence ATGGAAAATTGCAGTGGATTTATTCGCGGATGGGGAAAACGAGCGGCGATGGCCGCGCTGGCGGCCGCGCTGCTTCCGCTCGGGGCGGCGGCCGAAGCCGGGACGAAGGACGCCGGGACGGACGGTTATACCCGGATATGGTCTTACTCGTCGGGAAACAGGGAGTTCGACCCGACCCTCTCGGTCGTCGAAGCGGGCGGCGACGGAACGGCGCTGTACGCCAAGCGTAATTTGTACGACGGCGGCGTGCTGGAGTTCGGGAAGATCGGTCCGACGGGCAAGACGATCTGGAAGCGGGACGATCTAGCGATCTACGAATTCAGTCTGACGGACGGTTGGATCGTAGCCTCCATTCATACCGCCGGCGCGGATTACCGGAAGGAGACGATCGTTCGCATCGATAAGAAGGACGGCGGCGTAAAAAGCAAGTTTTTGCTGGAGTCGATCGGAATCGAACGGATGGAGAAGTTTACCGCGGATCGAGATCGGATATATATCGCCGGCGGAAATCGGTTGGTCGCGGTAACGTACGATGGGAAGGTCGTATGGGAGAAAACGTGGGACGATTACCCGGGAGCGGACATCCCGATGACGTACGAGACTCCCGTGCTCGCGAGCGGCGATATGCTGCTGGCTTGGACGACATGCAGTATGTCGCAAGTCTGCGGGTTTTTGGAAGAGACCGATTATCGCTTGTCGGCGTTATCGCCTTCGACGGGCGAGACGCTCTGGAGCGCCGCCCAACAGGTAAGCTCCTCGCGAATCGAGCCGCCGGCGCCGGACGCGAAGCAAATCGTGCTCGAGAACGGATTCGAGGGGAAGATGTTCGCTTACCGTCTAGCCGACGGGAAGAAGCTATGGGAGTACGCGGTCGACGACGAAGTCGCTTGGGCTTCGCTCGACCCCGGCATCGTCGATCCGGACGGACGCAGTTACGTGAACGTGATCGGGAGCGGGGAGGACGGGTACGCCACGGAACGGATCGTGGCGCTGAACGCGGATGGAACGGTCGCATGGGATATTCCCTGGAACAACGGGTCGATCATGAACCTGATCGGCATCCGTCCCGACGGAAGCGCTCTGTATTGGGAGAGCAGCGAAGAGGCGATCCCGAGCGTGTATACGGTGGATCGACGAACGGGGAAGACGCTCGCCGTCGAATCGTATCGCCGGCCGGGCGGCGCGGCGCGGCCGCTCGCCGATGCGAACGACGGCTTGTTCGCGTACCCGACGGCAGCCGGCTCCGTGACGAAGGACCAGTGGTTCGCGAGCGGCGAGGAGCGGTACTTCGCGGATTGGCGGCACAAGGCCGCATTGGCGACCCGCAACGGCGCGATCGTCGGCCGTCTGACCTATCGAGGGGACGTGAACCTCGAGGTCGGACCGGACCAGACGGCGTATTTGTCTGACGCGCGCACGATCGCCGCGTACGCGTCGACGCGGGAGACGGCGTCCGTCGCGGTGAACGGCCGCTACCCGCCGCTGCCCCGACCGGCGACCGTCCGAGGCGGGTACACGTACGTGCCGGTGCGAGGCGTTCTGGAACAGGCGGGCGCTTCGGTCGCGTGGGACGGCGTCGAACGGAAGGTGACCATCGCGAAGCCGGGCAAGACGGTCGAGCTGCGCATCGACGGGGCGCAAGCGATCGTGAACGGCGCGCCGGCGCCCTTGGAAGCGCCCGCGATCATGGACGGCGGTTCCGCGATGCTTCCGCTGCGCTTCTTGGTCGAGACGCTCGACGGAACGGTGACGTGGGACGCCGAGACGCGCACCGCTTGGATCGAGACGCCGTAA
- the queF gene encoding preQ(1) synthase: MPAGRTNEELQDITLLGNQGVKYVFEYDPKLLETFDNKHPYRDTFVKFNCPEFTSLCPMTGQPDFATMYISYIPDVKMVESKSLKLYLFSFRNHGDFHEDCVNIIMNDLIEAMNPRYIEVWGKFTPRGGISIDPYCNYGRPGTKYEAMAEQRMLNHDMYPEKVDNR, from the coding sequence ATGCCCGCAGGCAGAACGAACGAGGAATTGCAAGACATCACGCTGCTCGGCAACCAAGGCGTGAAATACGTGTTCGAGTACGATCCGAAGCTGCTCGAGACGTTCGACAACAAGCACCCGTATCGAGACACGTTCGTCAAATTCAACTGTCCCGAATTCACGAGCTTGTGCCCGATGACCGGTCAGCCGGACTTCGCGACGATGTACATCAGCTACATCCCCGACGTCAAGATGGTCGAGAGCAAATCGCTCAAGCTGTACTTGTTCAGCTTCCGGAATCACGGCGACTTCCACGAGGATTGCGTGAACATTATTATGAACGACCTGATCGAGGCTATGAACCCCCGCTACATCGAGGTATGGGGCAAGTTTACGCCGCGCGGCGGCATCTCGATCGACCCGTACTGCAACTACGGCCGCCCCGGCACGAAGTACGAGGCGATGGCCGAGCAGCGAATGCTGAACCATGACATGTATCCGGAAAAGGTCGACAACCGATGA
- a CDS encoding PLP-dependent aminotransferase family protein, with protein sequence MERRFSKTIERAQTSAVRDILKLTQSSKVVSFAGGLPAEDSFPTEAIRDAYERVFARGKGAMQYGVTEGVPALREWLTGFLADKGIGTSVDRLLLTTGSQQAIDLAFRVLIDPGDVLLVERPTYLAALQSLSLADGRAVEVDSDDEGMLPDDLEAKLRTHRPKAVYVIPTFSNPVGKTWSSERRRALAELARKYGALVIEDDPYGDIRFDAANRIQTLYEHDAALGAASGDDGNALYLGSFSKTVAPALRTGFAAGPADVLRMMAKAKQASDLHSSAADQLALLELVTGWDLAGHIGFIRDMYRERMEGFVAALKGGPLDRLRWNRPAGGMFLWASLPETYVAADLLKLAVEEGVAFVPGEPFYAGVPARNTLRLNFTHTPPALVPEALARLSRAIERYSVEVYS encoded by the coding sequence ATGGAAAGAAGGTTTTCGAAGACGATCGAGCGGGCGCAGACGTCCGCGGTGCGCGACATTCTGAAGCTGACGCAAAGCTCGAAGGTGGTGTCGTTCGCGGGCGGACTTCCGGCGGAGGATTCGTTCCCGACGGAGGCGATTCGGGACGCGTACGAGCGGGTATTCGCCCGCGGCAAGGGCGCGATGCAATACGGCGTGACGGAGGGCGTGCCCGCGCTGCGGGAATGGCTGACGGGATTTCTGGCCGATAAGGGTATCGGTACGTCGGTCGATCGGCTGCTGCTGACGACGGGCTCGCAGCAAGCGATCGACTTAGCGTTCCGCGTCTTGATCGATCCGGGCGACGTCCTGCTGGTGGAGCGTCCGACGTATCTGGCCGCGCTGCAGTCGCTGTCGCTGGCGGACGGACGGGCCGTGGAGGTCGACTCCGACGACGAAGGCATGCTGCCGGACGATCTGGAAGCGAAGCTGCGGACGCATCGGCCGAAAGCCGTGTACGTCATTCCGACGTTCTCGAATCCGGTCGGCAAGACGTGGTCGTCGGAGCGTCGCCGAGCGCTCGCGGAGCTGGCGCGGAAATACGGCGCGCTCGTCATCGAAGACGATCCGTACGGGGACATCCGATTCGACGCGGCGAACCGCATCCAGACGCTCTACGAACACGACGCCGCGCTCGGGGCCGCTTCCGGCGACGACGGCAACGCGCTGTACCTCGGCTCGTTCTCGAAGACGGTGGCCCCGGCGCTGCGCACCGGCTTCGCCGCCGGACCGGCCGACGTCCTCCGTATGATGGCGAAGGCGAAGCAGGCGTCGGATCTGCACTCGAGCGCGGCGGATCAGCTGGCGCTGCTCGAGCTCGTGACCGGCTGGGATCTGGCCGGGCACATCGGCTTCATCCGCGATATGTACCGGGAGCGGATGGAAGGGTTCGTCGCCGCCTTGAAGGGCGGGCCGCTGGATCGGCTGCGCTGGAACCGCCCGGCGGGCGGCATGTTCCTCTGGGCGTCGCTGCCGGAGACGTACGTCGCCGCCGATCTGCTGAAGCTGGCGGTGGAGGAAGGCGTCGCCTTCGTGCCGGGCGAACCGTTCTACGCCGGCGTACCGGCACGCAATACGCTGCGCCTGAACTTTACGCATACGCCGCCGGCGCTCGTACCGGAGGCGCTCGCCCGGCTCTCTCGCGCGATCGAACGATACTCCGTAGAAGTTTATTCATAG
- a CDS encoding MarR family winged helix-turn-helix transcriptional regulator, whose amino-acid sequence MLDESIGFQLSRTTRKISQLLTSRLESYGITPEQFSVLQRLAERDGVTQKELASRAEKDQTNVTRILDQLERKGLVVRKPNEDDRRSFLVYGTQKGDRLAAELAPVERETIDALLDGLPADRVAALREALAHLWHRACEQVQSERT is encoded by the coding sequence ATGCTCGATGAATCGATCGGGTTTCAGCTGAGCCGGACGACGCGGAAAATCAGCCAGCTGCTTACGAGTCGCCTCGAGTCGTACGGCATTACGCCCGAACAGTTTTCGGTGCTGCAGCGTCTTGCGGAGCGGGACGGCGTCACGCAGAAGGAGCTCGCGTCCCGGGCGGAGAAGGACCAGACGAACGTGACGAGAATTTTGGACCAGCTGGAGCGCAAGGGCTTGGTCGTTCGCAAGCCGAACGAAGACGACCGGCGGTCGTTCCTCGTGTACGGCACGCAGAAGGGCGACCGCCTCGCCGCGGAGCTCGCGCCGGTGGAGCGGGAGACGATCGACGCGCTGCTCGACGGGCTGCCTGCCGATCGCGTCGCCGCCCTCCGCGAAGCGCTGGCTCATCTATGGCATCGCGCCTGCGAACAGGTACAATCGGAGAGGACTTGA
- a CDS encoding pirin family protein has product MEGRSIGRRGIRSVWDAAPEPRGGSHVKAAAVLEPGRWREFDPFLLMMEDWFQAGTFDFHPHRGFETVTYVIEGRLKHEDSYGGYGILEPGDVQWMTAGRGIIHSEDPLPGETVHSLQLWLNLPKSEKMTAPRYQDLKAANMPVRREDGATVRVFSGASGDVAAETKNVVPVTFLDIAMEPGATLTQRLPADYNGFLYVLEGSGRFGVEETQGAANQVLWLGASDDADAEDSEFVLRADAPLRAVLAAGRPIGEPVVQQGPFVMTTVGDIKLAIQDFYEGKFGKPRKA; this is encoded by the coding sequence ATGGAAGGACGAAGCATCGGAAGACGCGGCATTCGCTCGGTATGGGACGCCGCGCCCGAGCCGCGCGGCGGCTCGCACGTGAAGGCGGCCGCCGTGTTGGAGCCGGGGCGGTGGAGAGAGTTCGACCCGTTCCTGCTCATGATGGAGGACTGGTTCCAGGCGGGAACGTTCGACTTCCATCCGCATCGCGGGTTCGAGACGGTTACGTACGTCATCGAAGGCCGGTTGAAGCACGAGGACAGCTACGGCGGTTACGGCATCCTGGAGCCCGGGGACGTACAGTGGATGACCGCGGGACGCGGCATCATTCATTCCGAGGATCCGCTGCCGGGCGAGACGGTGCACAGCTTGCAGCTGTGGCTCAACTTGCCGAAGTCGGAGAAAATGACCGCGCCGCGCTACCAAGACTTGAAGGCGGCGAACATGCCGGTGCGGCGGGAAGACGGGGCGACGGTCCGCGTGTTCTCCGGCGCGTCCGGGGACGTCGCGGCCGAGACGAAGAACGTCGTGCCCGTGACGTTCCTCGACATCGCGATGGAGCCGGGGGCGACGCTGACGCAGCGTCTGCCCGCGGACTATAACGGATTTCTTTACGTTCTGGAAGGGAGCGGGCGCTTCGGCGTCGAGGAGACGCAGGGCGCCGCGAATCAGGTGCTGTGGCTCGGCGCGTCGGACGATGCGGACGCCGAAGACAGCGAGTTCGTCCTTCGCGCCGACGCGCCGCTTCGGGCGGTGCTCGCCGCGGGCCGGCCGATCGGCGAGCCCGTCGTGCAGCAAGGGCCGTTCGTCATGACGACGGTCGGCGACATCAAGCTCGCGATCCAGGATTTCTACGAGGGCAAGTTCGGCAAGCCGAGGAAAGCATAA
- a CDS encoding DUF2243 domain-containing protein produces the protein MTAEEKLKLLDYGGILLGIGLAGAFDGIVFHQLLQWHSVYMHTHRHGQIVSDGVFHAFTVVALAVSAVMLWRAGHPGGLARGRRLLVSGALLGAGGFNVVEGIVNHHVLQLHHVKQGDPYELLYDLAYLAVSALIFAYGLYLRQGGRAEGRSSDMAR, from the coding sequence GTGACGGCGGAGGAGAAGCTGAAGCTGCTAGATTACGGGGGGATTTTGCTGGGGATCGGACTCGCGGGCGCGTTCGACGGGATCGTCTTTCATCAGCTGCTGCAATGGCACAGCGTCTATATGCATACGCATCGGCACGGACAAATCGTAAGCGACGGGGTGTTCCACGCATTCACCGTCGTCGCGTTGGCCGTATCCGCGGTCATGTTATGGCGCGCCGGACACCCGGGCGGACTCGCGAGAGGGAGGCGTCTGCTGGTTAGCGGAGCGCTGCTCGGCGCCGGCGGCTTCAACGTCGTCGAAGGCATCGTAAATCACCATGTGCTTCAGCTGCACCACGTTAAACAAGGCGATCCGTACGAGCTGCTGTACGATCTCGCCTATCTCGCCGTAAGCGCGCTGATTTTCGCGTACGGGCTCTATCTTCGGCAGGGCGGTCGCGCCGAAGGGCGTTCGTCCGACATGGCGCGGTAA